In the genome of Labrus bergylta chromosome 7, fLabBer1.1, whole genome shotgun sequence, the window CTTAAAAGCTGGCTTTTTCACGCGTCTTCCATAGAAATAGTAGAGCCAGGCTCAGTGACGGTGGGTGAGGTAAAGGTGACCCGGATGTCCCGCGGATAAAAACCCTGAAGAACCCCGTCCACGATGACGTCTGGGAGATCTGAAAGACAAAGCTCAGGTTATATTCCAACATCAGGCACATTTtttggatgctttttttttttttttggcaccaCAGAAAAGCAGATTCAGTGTCACAACAGCCCTTTTCATAGTAGCTCTAAGAAAGCTCCGCTGTCATTACAAATtaagacattcatattgatttctTAAAGGAGTAATATTGGTGTCTTaatctgtgaattcacattgcctGACGGAGTTTCAGAAGCACAAGAGAGCACGGCACAGCgagagctccacatacacacacagtcagacaagCGCACAAACAAAGCGCTGTGCTCTCCTGCTGGCTCCACCGATCCCGTCTGGCCCTTGTtatgcctctgttactacctcagAAGACGTTTAAGAGTGTGGAACACTTCGTCCCCCCCATTACACCACATCATATTGAAGGTGAAATGCATAAGAACGTAAATATTGCACCTTGAAccggcagtctgaatagggctaaTGTTTCAGGGTAAATTTGACTTTTCCATGCAGAAGCagaagtctgttttttcttaccTGAGGTGCAGTCAGAGATGTACGGATCCTTAAAAAATCCAAACACTTGCTGATGTGTTAACTGATAACTGAGGACAAACAAGAAGAGACAATGTGATTGATTAGTCCCTTGTGAATTTTCCACTTAAACTGCCTGGATAAAGACTCATGCTATAATAACAACTCAAATATGCACATGATGACAGATTTCTAGAGGTATGGTGACCTGGATGTGGACATTTGtacacaaaaaaatcagaaaagttGATGCAACTCATAATTAAGAAattgttttttgtctgtctAATGTGAAGGTACCTCTAAAAAAGAATTCCAACCTTTACCAGCTGCAAGAtcacagtgatgtaaacattacTCTCAAGAGTCATAACCATTACTTTTAAAAGAGCTATTAGAGCAGTAAGTGTATGTcttcttttaaaggttttaagtcagtttcaaaatcttaaaaaaatgtttgaataaataaatctgtaacAAAGGAATTCTAAGTTGCTGCATTACTTTGACCTGATTGAAAGATGTCAGTATACTCACTACTGTTCagcttaaaaacaaaatatgatacattaaaggtcacatattatgcattATACACTTTACAATGTtcttctaacactaatatgtgtcttttttatttttattttttttaagatttattttttggggggctttttgtacctttaattgagagataggacagtggatagagatggaaatcagggagagatagTAGGGAatgaatgacatgtgggaaaggagccacaggccggagttgaacctgggccgcccgcttggaggagcatagcttccatacatgggacgcgtgcactaaccactgccccaccagcgccccaatatgtgtctttagtctgtctacaaaccccctaaTTATGAGATAAGTCcgtcctctccatcttttgcctgctccactttcagaaaatgtgtgctcaaacaggctgtttggggattttccctttgtgacatcacaaagggcagtaacccctcccccaggtgggtcccactcccacagctaggtttCCCAGCCACCCAAACCCTAcaagaggggcgtggtcaaacacagtccatttgcatttaaagctacagacacagaaacagcctgttctgagcagggctgaaacttgaaggataatatgtgacctttaaggtaaCTAACGTCATCTAAAGCTTCCTTTTATGCCTCTTGGGTTTTGAAGTTGGGTTCATATGACACCTGCAGGGCTGCAGTGACACAAATATTCTCACAGGAAAGAGAAACAGTGTCAATTTGCAGTCTTTATATTGTATCCGTTATCGCTTAAATCATTGTGTTGCAGGGACAAGAAGACAGTGGAGACTAATCTCCGGTGCACAGGTCGCATATGCTCAGACTCAGTTTATAAACTGCACCTCACAGATCATGTGAAACTGGAAACTCTTGTAAAGCTCCTACCTGTAGTCCTGACCGTCCAGTTCGTCAAGTGACCTGAAATGAAAGAACACAAGTTTTACAGATTTCCTGCAAGAGAGCAATCACATAAAGTGaatatataaatgtttaatattaaacacaGATTGCAAGAAAATAAGATGCTATACTGCTGTTATAAAAGTTACATCAGGTtgggaaaaaaagataatcCAACTGACCTACAAAACGTATGCATTCTTTataataagtgtttttttattttttatgttcaaTGACATATGAAGAGTTTGTACTCTTGTGTCCAAGATTTAAacctcacagactcacagatgGACTGTTTTATTTACGTTTACTTCATTTATCATGATTCCTTCTGTAGATTAGACGCAGTGCAGCAGCACCACTGTGAGAAATGTGTACAAAGTTTTATTACGTTGCTGCATTGCCCCCAATCCAAAAATAGAGTCTCTAAATATAGCAACATGTCCAACATCTCGGGCTGAAGGACTTACTCCATGCTGCTGACCTTGTTCCCCGTGTGAAAGTGTCTAACATGCAGGAAGTCCAGCAGCACCTGCGGCACGTCTTCATTCTGATAGATGATATCCTGACCAACAGAGAAAATAAGCCACTTTAAGAGATGCTCTGCTGTTTCACTACCTTAAAAATATtcagatttctgtttttcataaCGAGCCCTTTAGCAGGACAGAGTTTTTCAAGATGATTTAATGAGTCCCAGATGAATTCCCCTCCTCACTTGAGGGTCACCTGGTC includes:
- the snx22 gene encoding sorting nexin-22, whose product is MIEVSIPSMEREVDESGKTKKLFRVEVLFNERKHFVLRRSSEFQALHRKLRKVIQTPDFPSKRNPHLRTKPPEQRRQELEDYVQDIIYQNEDVPQVLLDFLHVRHFHTGNKVSSMESLDELDGQDYSYQLTHQQVFGFFKDPYISDCTSDLPDVIVDGVLQGFYPRDIRVTFTSPTVTEPGSTISMEDA